A part of Myxococcus landrumus genomic DNA contains:
- a CDS encoding gamma carbonic anhydrase family protein has product MHLAQGAVVCSPDGSVQLGAGSAVRENATVVGTARNPVTVGEKTSLGPRSLLLGATTGHLCEVGAGAILMPGSQLGDRCLVSEGALVPPGMWVPSDSVVVGRPARVVRRVDTGDLERLRMTRGGSLTLPEQPLTPFFAKDRAEDAPMGQLYSFRDKHPLVHPTATLFSSCEVTGDVIIGPGSIIGPGVRIVGESHVPLRIGAGVRIHANTVIHLQLGGSLVLEDGVLLGPGCVVHGCFVGANTVVEPGAILCDRSRLGRGCVVGAGSMVRAGTLFPDAAQVDGFPAVQTGFLSSLPPVPPWSLRPEDLPELRRVS; this is encoded by the coding sequence GTGCACCTCGCACAAGGCGCGGTGGTGTGCTCTCCAGACGGTTCCGTCCAACTGGGTGCGGGCAGCGCGGTGCGTGAAAACGCCACCGTCGTCGGCACGGCCCGAAACCCTGTCACGGTGGGGGAGAAGACCTCACTGGGCCCCCGGAGCCTGCTGCTGGGCGCCACGACAGGCCATCTGTGCGAGGTGGGCGCGGGCGCCATCCTCATGCCGGGCAGCCAGTTGGGCGACCGCTGCCTGGTGAGCGAGGGGGCGTTGGTGCCCCCTGGCATGTGGGTCCCCTCGGATTCCGTCGTGGTGGGCCGCCCCGCCCGCGTCGTGCGCCGGGTCGACACAGGCGACCTGGAGCGACTGCGCATGACTCGTGGCGGCAGCCTCACGCTGCCCGAGCAACCTCTCACCCCCTTCTTCGCGAAAGACCGCGCCGAGGATGCACCCATGGGACAGCTCTATTCCTTCCGAGACAAACATCCGCTGGTCCACCCCACCGCCACGCTGTTCTCCTCCTGCGAGGTGACGGGCGACGTCATCATCGGCCCGGGCTCCATCATCGGCCCGGGGGTGAGAATCGTCGGTGAATCGCACGTGCCCCTGCGCATCGGCGCGGGCGTGCGCATCCACGCCAACACCGTGATTCACCTGCAACTGGGTGGCAGTCTGGTGCTGGAGGACGGGGTCCTCCTGGGGCCGGGGTGCGTGGTGCACGGCTGCTTCGTGGGGGCGAACACGGTGGTGGAGCCCGGCGCCATCCTCTGCGACAGGAGCCGCCTGGGGCGGGGGTGTGTCGTGGGGGCCGGCAGCATGGTGCGCGCGGGGACGCTGTTCCCGGACGCCGCGCAGGTGGATGGCTTCCCCGCGGTGCAGACGGGCTTCCTGTCCTCGCTGCCGCCCGTGCCTCCCTGGTCTCTGCGGCCGGAGGACCTGCCGGAGCTGCGCCGGGTGAGCTAG
- a CDS encoding MATE family efflux transporter, whose protein sequence is MSDVGVPSEGRAMGFWASLKEAMHGTERDLTELPVKRAIFLLAVPMVLEMVMESIFAVVDVFFVGRLGADAVATVGLTESLLTIIYAAAMGLSIGATAMVSRRIGEKDPERAARTAVQAIGLGVMLAIPISAAGVIFARPLMALMGGSPWVLEHGVRYTQVMLGGMASVFLLFLINAIFRGAGDAAIAMRVLWLANAINIVLAPMLIFGVGPFPELGVMGAAVATTFGRTCGVAYQLYRLGRGSGRLQIRREHVRLEAGTMVSMLKLSGAGTAQALVNTTSWVMLARIVATFGSAAVAGYTIAMRIVLFALLPSWGLANAAATMVGQSLGAKDPARGERAVWTAARINAVFLGTLGLLFVLFADPLVGTFSTDAAVRDHASHALRIVSGGFLFYAFGMVLTQSFNGAGDTATPTIINIFCFWLLELPLAWVLSGPAGMGPSGVFLALSVAFSMVAIISAILFRRGAWKLRTV, encoded by the coding sequence ATGTCTGACGTGGGAGTGCCCTCTGAAGGGCGCGCGATGGGGTTCTGGGCGTCACTCAAGGAAGCAATGCATGGCACGGAGCGGGACCTCACCGAGCTCCCGGTGAAGCGCGCCATCTTCCTGCTCGCCGTTCCCATGGTGCTGGAGATGGTGATGGAGTCCATCTTCGCCGTGGTGGACGTCTTCTTCGTGGGCCGTCTGGGAGCTGACGCCGTCGCCACGGTGGGGCTGACGGAGTCGCTGCTCACCATCATCTACGCGGCGGCCATGGGCCTGAGCATCGGCGCCACGGCGATGGTGTCACGTCGCATCGGAGAGAAGGACCCGGAGCGGGCGGCGCGCACGGCGGTGCAAGCCATTGGGCTGGGTGTGATGCTGGCCATCCCCATCTCGGCCGCGGGCGTCATCTTCGCCCGGCCGCTGATGGCGCTGATGGGCGGCTCGCCGTGGGTGCTGGAGCACGGCGTGCGCTACACACAGGTGATGCTGGGCGGCATGGCGAGCGTGTTCCTGCTGTTCCTCATCAACGCCATCTTCCGGGGTGCGGGCGACGCGGCCATCGCCATGCGGGTGCTGTGGCTGGCCAACGCCATCAACATCGTCCTGGCGCCCATGCTCATCTTCGGCGTGGGGCCCTTCCCGGAGCTGGGCGTCATGGGCGCCGCGGTGGCGACGACGTTCGGACGCACGTGCGGCGTGGCGTATCAGCTCTACCGGCTTGGGCGAGGCAGCGGGCGGCTCCAGATTCGCCGGGAGCACGTGCGGCTGGAGGCGGGGACGATGGTGTCCATGCTGAAGCTGTCGGGCGCGGGGACGGCGCAGGCGCTGGTGAACACCACCAGTTGGGTGATGCTGGCGCGCATCGTCGCGACGTTCGGCAGCGCGGCGGTGGCGGGCTACACCATCGCCATGCGCATCGTCCTCTTCGCGCTGCTTCCCTCGTGGGGACTGGCCAACGCGGCGGCCACCATGGTGGGGCAGAGCCTGGGGGCCAAGGACCCGGCGCGCGGCGAGCGCGCGGTGTGGACGGCGGCTCGCATCAACGCCGTCTTCCTGGGCACGCTGGGGCTCTTGTTCGTCCTCTTCGCGGACCCGCTGGTGGGCACCTTCTCCACGGACGCGGCGGTGAGGGACCATGCGTCGCATGCGCTGCGCATCGTCAGCGGAGGCTTTCTCTTCTACGCCTTCGGCATGGTGCTGACGCAGTCCTTCAACGGCGCGGGCGACACGGCCACCCCCACCATCATCAACATCTTCTGCTTCTGGCTGCTGGAGCTGCCGCTGGCGTGGGTGTTGTCGGGGCCCGCGGGCATGGGGCCCTCGGGCGTCTTCCTGGCGCTCTCGGTGGCCTTCTCGATGGTGGCCATCATCTCCGCCATCTTGTTCCGCCGAGGCGCCTGGAAGCTCCGGACGGTGTAA
- a CDS encoding VOC family protein → MSDNNPSILSHVSIGTNDFARAVAFYDRVMAALGYGRVLEFPNAVAYGKQFPEFWVQTPLDGSRANVGNGTHFGFIAPSKQAVHAFHEAALAAGATNDGAPGPRPLYGEPYYGCFVRDLDGHKIEASFWDTSMGGGHGA, encoded by the coding sequence ATGAGCGACAACAACCCGAGCATCCTCTCTCACGTCTCCATCGGCACGAACGACTTCGCGCGCGCCGTGGCCTTCTATGACCGCGTGATGGCCGCGCTCGGCTATGGCCGCGTGCTGGAGTTCCCCAACGCCGTCGCCTACGGCAAGCAGTTCCCCGAGTTCTGGGTGCAGACGCCGCTCGACGGCTCTCGCGCCAACGTGGGCAATGGCACGCACTTCGGATTCATCGCCCCCTCGAAGCAGGCGGTGCATGCCTTCCATGAGGCCGCGCTCGCGGCGGGCGCCACCAACGATGGCGCCCCCGGCCCCCGCCCGCTGTACGGCGAGCCGTACTACGGCTGCTTCGTGAGGGACCTGGACGGGCACAAAATCGAGGCGTCCTTCTGGGACACCTCGATGGGCGGCGGCCACGGCGCCTGA
- a CDS encoding ABC transporter ATP-binding protein — translation MAAISLEGVFKSYGTTPVVRGLSLEVQEGELVSLLGPSGCGKTTTLRMLAGLEHPDAGVLRLGGDVVAGPGVRVPPERRGLGMVFQGYAVWPHRTVEENVAYPLTLRRMPKTALAAQVSEALRWVRLEKLATRKPHELSGGQLQRVALARALVAGPRVLLLDEPLSNLDAALREELRAEIAALRARLGTTLVFVTHDQGEALALSDRIAVMNQGVLEQVATPETLYREPATPFVAGFVGGANVLSGEVRDGAFHTAHGGGVFSLPPEVSATHGAATLVVRPEELELGGHGTPLPLSARLFLGYAAEYRFPVDGTLLRVVAPPLDVRPGQTLPVRIRQARLFPRG, via the coding sequence ATGGCGGCCATCTCGCTGGAGGGCGTGTTCAAGTCCTACGGCACCACGCCCGTGGTGCGCGGCCTGAGCCTGGAGGTCCAGGAGGGAGAGCTCGTCTCGCTGCTGGGTCCGTCCGGCTGCGGGAAGACGACGACGCTGCGCATGCTCGCGGGGCTGGAGCACCCCGACGCGGGAGTCCTCCGTCTCGGCGGTGACGTGGTGGCCGGGCCCGGCGTGCGGGTGCCTCCCGAGCGGCGCGGACTGGGGATGGTGTTCCAGGGCTATGCCGTGTGGCCCCACCGCACGGTGGAGGAGAACGTCGCCTATCCGCTGACGCTGCGTCGCATGCCCAAGACAGCGCTCGCAGCCCAGGTGAGCGAGGCGCTGCGCTGGGTGCGGCTGGAGAAGCTCGCGACGCGCAAGCCGCATGAGCTCTCCGGGGGACAGCTCCAGCGCGTCGCCCTGGCGAGGGCCCTGGTCGCGGGGCCGCGTGTGCTGCTGCTCGACGAGCCCCTCTCCAACCTGGACGCGGCGCTGCGAGAAGAGCTGCGCGCCGAAATCGCGGCCCTGCGCGCGAGGCTGGGCACCACCCTCGTCTTCGTCACCCATGACCAGGGCGAGGCGCTCGCGCTGTCGGACCGCATCGCGGTGATGAACCAGGGCGTCCTGGAGCAGGTGGCCACGCCAGAGACGCTCTACCGCGAGCCCGCCACGCCCTTCGTCGCGGGCTTCGTCGGAGGCGCCAACGTGCTCTCTGGCGAGGTGCGCGACGGCGCGTTCCACACCGCCCACGGCGGCGGAGTGTTCTCCCTGCCCCCGGAGGTCTCCGCGACGCACGGCGCCGCCACGCTGGTGGTGCGCCCCGAAGAGCTGGAGCTGGGAGGACACGGCACACCGCTGCCCCTCTCCGCGCGCCTGTTCCTGGGCTACGCGGCCGAGTACCGCTTCCCCGTCGACGGCACGCTCCTGCGCGTGGTGGCCCCGCCGCTCGACGTGCGCCCCGGCCAGACCCTCCCGGTCCGCATCCGCCAGGCGCGCCTCTTTCCCCGGGGATGA
- a CDS encoding ABC transporter permease translates to MSTSSARWLGLAAWLVPVVVFAVGPVVMLLSRGAGAPGDLGTEGLASELGALGNTLVISGGAALLALALGAPLSLLLFRTDLPMRGVFTVLFTLPSAIPAFIWGMGWLSLASPRAGYLNRMLGEGTLDIHGPVGIAFVEGLSGLPLVLLASAAALRRMDPALEEAARVCGASPVRALLTTTVPLVLPSLLSGAVMVFLMAASSFGVPYLLGVSATPPTRVLTTRIYELVLQGDEGLGRACVLALVLLALTPLSLLVTWALGRSGRVRLSAGKGLASRPLALGRARTVATVGVSSVCLLLVLLPLGAILLTSLQRGFGAQLAWEELTLSHWASVLTQPRTLRATGLSLLLAAGAGVLVCGFGLASAMLQRAFRRLGAGVEALAVWPYAVPGTVLALALLLAFSRDWRFILLDKVAFVLTMAHTPWLLLVAYAAKYLALGTRNSAEALAQLDPSLTEAARVSGASPLRAFLDVPLPLLRPALTVAFILAFLSCATEITMSVLLVPAGSEVLGKLLFDLQSYADPAAAAVLACAFVMLVVLGQVVLALVSRRTTEAR, encoded by the coding sequence ATGAGCACGTCCTCGGCGCGATGGCTGGGATTGGCCGCGTGGCTGGTGCCGGTGGTCGTGTTCGCCGTGGGACCGGTGGTGATGTTGCTCTCGCGCGGCGCGGGGGCACCGGGAGACCTGGGGACGGAGGGACTGGCCTCGGAGCTGGGTGCGCTGGGGAACACGCTCGTCATCTCGGGAGGGGCCGCGCTGCTCGCGCTCGCGTTGGGGGCGCCGCTGTCGCTGTTGCTGTTCCGCACGGACCTGCCGATGCGAGGCGTCTTCACCGTCCTCTTCACCCTGCCCTCCGCCATCCCCGCGTTCATCTGGGGCATGGGTTGGTTGTCATTGGCGAGCCCTCGCGCGGGCTATCTCAACCGGATGCTGGGGGAAGGCACCCTCGACATCCATGGGCCCGTGGGCATCGCCTTCGTCGAGGGGCTGTCCGGCCTGCCCCTGGTGCTGCTCGCGAGCGCGGCGGCGCTGCGCAGGATGGACCCGGCGCTGGAGGAGGCCGCGCGCGTGTGTGGTGCCTCGCCAGTGAGGGCGCTGCTGACGACGACGGTGCCGCTGGTGCTCCCGTCGCTCCTGTCCGGCGCGGTGATGGTGTTCCTCATGGCGGCGTCATCCTTCGGTGTCCCGTATCTGCTGGGCGTGTCCGCGACGCCTCCGACGCGGGTGCTCACCACGCGCATCTACGAGCTGGTGCTGCAAGGAGATGAAGGACTGGGACGGGCGTGTGTGCTCGCGCTCGTGCTGCTGGCGCTGACGCCGCTGTCGCTGCTCGTGACGTGGGCCCTGGGGCGCTCCGGCCGGGTGAGGTTGAGCGCGGGCAAGGGACTGGCCTCGCGGCCTCTCGCGCTGGGCCGCGCGCGGACGGTGGCCACCGTGGGTGTCTCGAGCGTGTGTCTTTTGTTGGTGCTGTTGCCCCTGGGCGCCATCCTGCTCACCTCGCTCCAGCGGGGCTTCGGCGCACAGCTCGCGTGGGAGGAATTGACGCTCTCGCATTGGGCCAGCGTGTTGACGCAGCCTCGCACCCTGCGAGCCACGGGGCTCAGCCTCCTGCTCGCGGCGGGGGCGGGAGTGCTGGTGTGTGGCTTCGGCCTGGCGTCGGCGATGCTCCAGCGAGCCTTCCGGCGGCTCGGGGCCGGCGTGGAGGCGCTGGCCGTGTGGCCCTATGCCGTGCCGGGCACGGTGCTGGCGCTGGCGCTCCTGCTCGCGTTCTCCCGGGACTGGCGCTTCATCCTGTTGGACAAGGTGGCCTTCGTGCTGACGATGGCGCATACGCCGTGGCTGCTGCTGGTGGCCTACGCGGCGAAGTACCTGGCGCTGGGGACTCGCAACAGCGCGGAGGCGCTGGCGCAACTGGACCCCTCGCTGACGGAGGCGGCGCGGGTCAGCGGCGCGAGCCCTCTGCGCGCCTTCCTCGATGTGCCCCTGCCGCTCCTGCGGCCCGCGCTCACGGTGGCCTTCATCCTCGCGTTCCTCTCGTGCGCGACGGAAATCACCATGTCCGTGCTGCTGGTGCCCGCGGGCTCGGAGGTGCTGGGCAAGCTGCTCTTCGACTTGCAGAGCTATGCGGACCCCGCGGCGGCGGCGGTGCTCGCCTGTGCCTTCGTGATGCTGGTGGTGCTGGGACAAGTCGTGCTCGCGCTGGTTTCTCGACGCACGACGGAGGCGCGGTGA
- a CDS encoding ABC transporter substrate-binding protein, translated as MSLPALVRGTGLALALAVLASCRIESAAPSSGTRAASEGAPTGEVWVYTSMYQHVLDALEPLLKRELPGVTVRWYQAGSEKVASRLEAERAAGAIRADLLATSDPFLVERLARDGTFLPYASSHVLRVPRALLDLDARYAAIRVSTMVLVHREGSLPPPTSFAALVDGTWPGRVAIGDPLTSGTAFTWAVFCQAQHGEGYFAGLRKQGAIVAGGNAAVLQKVESGEADAGVLLLENALTARTRGSRIHVVWPTDGAVTIPGPVAILAKTPNPVAARAVVDVLLSPEGQRLIVEKGDMHAVDPRLTGPRGEPGVEVLLERTQPWTPELLQQGLARGGSLKESFTRAFSK; from the coding sequence ATGTCCCTTCCCGCGCTTGTCCGGGGGACTGGCCTCGCCCTGGCGCTGGCCGTGCTCGCCTCGTGCCGCATCGAGTCCGCCGCGCCCTCCTCCGGCACCCGCGCCGCCTCCGAGGGCGCGCCCACCGGCGAGGTCTGGGTCTACACGTCCATGTACCAGCACGTGCTGGATGCGCTGGAGCCGCTGCTGAAGCGGGAGCTGCCCGGCGTCACCGTGCGCTGGTACCAGGCCGGCAGCGAGAAGGTGGCCAGCCGGCTGGAGGCCGAGCGCGCCGCGGGGGCCATCCGCGCCGACCTCCTCGCCACGTCGGACCCGTTCCTCGTGGAGCGGCTCGCGAGGGACGGCACCTTCCTGCCGTATGCGTCTTCGCATGTGCTGCGGGTTCCTCGCGCGCTGCTGGATTTGGACGCGCGCTACGCCGCCATCCGTGTGTCCACCATGGTGCTGGTGCACCGCGAGGGCTCGCTTCCTCCGCCCACGTCGTTCGCGGCGCTGGTGGATGGGACATGGCCCGGGCGCGTGGCCATCGGCGACCCGCTCACGTCGGGCACGGCCTTCACCTGGGCGGTGTTCTGCCAGGCCCAGCATGGCGAGGGCTACTTCGCGGGCCTGCGCAAGCAGGGCGCCATCGTCGCGGGAGGCAACGCGGCGGTGCTCCAGAAGGTGGAGAGCGGTGAAGCCGACGCGGGTGTCCTGTTGCTGGAGAACGCGCTGACGGCGCGCACACGCGGCAGCCGGATTCACGTGGTCTGGCCCACGGATGGCGCGGTCACCATCCCAGGCCCCGTGGCCATCCTCGCGAAGACCCCCAACCCCGTGGCGGCGCGGGCCGTGGTGGATGTGCTCCTGTCTCCCGAGGGTCAGCGGCTCATCGTCGAGAAGGGAGACATGCACGCGGTGGACCCTCGGCTCACGGGGCCTCGGGGCGAGCCCGGCGTGGAGGTGCTGCTCGAGCGCACGCAGCCGTGGACGCCAGAGCTGCTCCAGCAGGGGCTCGCGCGAGGGGGCTCGCTCAAGGAGTCCTTCACGCGGGCCTTCTCGAAATGA
- a CDS encoding SO2930 family diheme c-type cytochrome yields the protein MRSPYMTRLGLTAVLLAAVVAACSGGDEDNTHIIDPPDAGDAGDASTPDSGRDAGDSGPGEDGGTDAGDDGGTDAGHEDGGTDAGTDAGSDAGTDAGPPPGTVTIPNELSGYNLFTGTPAGGDFKPVEGNIPYELTTPLFSDYSLKSRTLYIPAGKAALYSADAVLDLPVGTIITKTFAFPADFREPTKNVRPLETRVLVRQPQPVGWVAYPYVWNDALTEATLASGGKVFKDFSFIDEQGATKKFDYLVPQRNQCQKCHHVVDEQDNQHLLPIGVKARYLNREHTYGVQPINQLQHLANLGKLEGLPPSAQVPRAPDAFNAGEADLTQRARTYLDINCAHCHNPKAQPGITSRLFLDIKTTDEFSLGYCKRPGSAGGGVGGEFDIVPGSHDTSILWFRMHTEISGKMMPEIGRAVRHEAGAQLIADWIDAMPPRSCK from the coding sequence ATGCGTTCGCCGTACATGACGCGCCTGGGCCTCACCGCGGTGTTGCTTGCCGCGGTGGTGGCCGCCTGCTCCGGTGGGGATGAAGACAATACCCACATCATCGACCCGCCGGATGCGGGCGACGCCGGAGATGCATCCACGCCCGACTCCGGGCGGGACGCGGGTGACTCTGGTCCTGGAGAGGACGGAGGCACCGATGCTGGAGACGACGGGGGGACTGACGCGGGACACGAGGATGGAGGAACGGACGCGGGGACCGATGCGGGCTCCGACGCGGGAACGGACGCTGGGCCCCCTCCGGGGACGGTGACCATTCCCAACGAGTTGTCGGGGTACAACCTCTTCACGGGGACTCCCGCGGGCGGCGACTTCAAGCCCGTGGAAGGCAACATCCCGTATGAGCTGACCACGCCGCTCTTCTCCGACTACTCCCTCAAGTCCCGCACGCTGTACATCCCCGCGGGCAAGGCGGCGCTGTACTCGGCGGATGCGGTGCTGGACCTGCCGGTGGGCACCATCATCACCAAGACGTTCGCCTTCCCGGCGGACTTCCGTGAGCCGACGAAGAACGTGCGTCCGTTGGAGACGCGCGTCCTGGTGCGGCAGCCTCAGCCGGTGGGCTGGGTGGCGTATCCCTACGTCTGGAACGACGCGCTGACGGAGGCGACGCTGGCCAGCGGCGGGAAGGTGTTCAAGGACTTCTCGTTCATCGACGAGCAGGGCGCGACGAAGAAGTTCGACTACCTGGTGCCCCAGCGCAACCAGTGCCAGAAGTGTCACCACGTGGTGGATGAGCAGGACAACCAGCACCTGCTGCCCATTGGCGTGAAGGCCCGGTATCTCAACCGGGAGCACACCTATGGCGTCCAGCCCATCAACCAGCTCCAGCACCTGGCGAATCTCGGGAAGCTGGAGGGGTTGCCGCCGTCGGCGCAGGTTCCCCGCGCTCCGGATGCCTTCAACGCGGGCGAGGCGGACCTGACGCAGCGGGCGCGCACCTACCTGGATATCAACTGCGCGCACTGCCACAACCCCAAGGCGCAGCCCGGCATCACCAGCCGGCTGTTCCTGGACATCAAGACGACGGATGAGTTCAGCCTGGGCTATTGCAAGCGCCCGGGCTCCGCCGGTGGCGGCGTGGGCGGTGAGTTCGACATCGTCCCCGGCAGCCACGACACGTCCATCCTCTGGTTCCGGATGCACACGGAAATCTCCGGGAAGATGATGCCGGAGATTGGCCGGGCCGTGCGCCACGAGGCGGGAGCCCAGCTCATCGCCGACTGGATTGACGCCATGCCGCCGCGAAGCTGCAAGTAG
- a CDS encoding parallel beta-helix domain-containing protein — protein sequence MNRLPLSRVTRVALVSLMSLLAIPACSDDDGDGSYADPNPPKGPGAETPDAGPPDSGTPDSGQPDSGTPDAGPTVWPQEFTCAGKETHALSFNPGQEQQLQNAVNDLKPCTTITLGAGTFHFDNAVTIRQDGITFQGAGRGAQGQATGGAASTVLDFSTAAANTNGLDVVGKLFTLRDVALWGAQKDALRVENSSNVLIQRIRTEWANPNQPTNGKYGIYPVKSRYVIVEDCEAYNASDAGIYVGQTRYAIVRRNIAKQNVAGIEIENTKFAFVEGNTAIDNTTGLVVFDLPGNPIQGTDVLVTKNTITGNNRKNFASDSGSSSTVSQVPAGTGTFILASRRVEFVGNTWGNNNTVDIAVLSGLAIEPNPVLWSAGFFNFSTSDVSIHHNTFLGGSGENVDSGETNPASRPLGYLISNLYAYGKAAAGVDRVEHVMWDGIDPAPRNENVANGMNLCFSNNTVPATTKAAVVDLDLEAVQKKLTSATPDIVGAWAETRRYNPGAAPFNCSGFAPALKLP from the coding sequence ATGAACCGTCTGCCGCTTTCGCGCGTGACCCGTGTCGCGCTCGTCTCCCTGATGAGCCTGCTCGCCATTCCCGCCTGTTCGGATGACGATGGTGACGGGTCGTACGCGGACCCCAACCCTCCCAAGGGGCCGGGCGCGGAGACACCGGACGCGGGGCCGCCGGACTCCGGCACGCCGGACTCGGGGCAGCCGGATTCGGGCACGCCGGACGCGGGCCCCACGGTCTGGCCGCAGGAGTTCACGTGCGCGGGCAAGGAGACCCACGCGCTGAGCTTCAACCCGGGCCAGGAGCAGCAGCTCCAGAACGCCGTCAATGACTTGAAGCCGTGCACCACCATCACCCTGGGGGCGGGCACCTTCCACTTCGACAACGCGGTGACCATCCGCCAGGACGGCATCACCTTCCAGGGCGCGGGCCGGGGCGCGCAGGGCCAGGCCACCGGTGGCGCGGCCAGCACGGTGCTGGACTTCTCCACCGCCGCCGCGAACACCAACGGCCTGGACGTGGTGGGCAAGCTCTTCACGCTGCGCGACGTGGCGCTGTGGGGCGCGCAGAAGGACGCGTTGCGCGTGGAGAACTCCAGCAACGTCCTCATCCAGCGCATCCGCACCGAGTGGGCGAACCCGAACCAGCCGACCAACGGCAAGTACGGCATCTACCCGGTGAAGTCGCGCTACGTCATCGTGGAGGACTGCGAGGCCTACAACGCGTCGGACGCGGGCATCTACGTGGGCCAGACGCGCTACGCCATCGTGCGCCGGAACATCGCGAAGCAGAACGTGGCGGGCATTGAAATCGAGAACACGAAGTTCGCCTTCGTGGAGGGCAACACGGCCATCGACAACACCACGGGTCTGGTGGTGTTCGACCTGCCGGGCAACCCCATCCAGGGCACGGACGTGCTCGTCACCAAGAACACCATCACGGGCAACAACCGGAAGAACTTCGCGTCGGACTCCGGCAGCAGCAGCACCGTGTCGCAGGTGCCGGCCGGAACGGGCACGTTCATCCTGGCGTCGCGCCGGGTGGAGTTCGTGGGCAACACGTGGGGCAACAACAACACGGTGGATATCGCGGTGCTGAGCGGTCTGGCCATCGAGCCCAACCCCGTGCTGTGGTCCGCGGGCTTCTTCAACTTCTCCACGTCGGACGTGTCCATCCACCACAACACCTTCCTGGGTGGCAGCGGTGAGAACGTGGACAGCGGCGAGACGAACCCCGCGTCCCGTCCGCTGGGCTACCTCATCTCCAACCTCTATGCCTACGGCAAGGCGGCCGCGGGCGTGGACCGCGTGGAGCACGTGATGTGGGACGGCATCGACCCGGCGCCGCGCAACGAGAACGTGGCCAACGGCATGAACCTCTGCTTCAGCAACAACACGGTGCCCGCCACCACGAAGGCGGCGGTGGTGGACCTGGACCTGGAGGCCGTGCAGAAGAAGCTCACCTCGGCGACGCCGGACATCGTCGGCGCCTGGGCGGAGACGCGGCGCTACAACCCGGGGGCCGCGCCGTTCAACTGCTCGGGCTTCGCGCCCGCGCTGAAGCTCCCCTGA
- a CDS encoding FKBP-type peptidyl-prolyl cis-trans isomerase, translating into MRKMCLVAMMLSLAACQPQGAKDGASAAAAANPQTDEQKTLYALGVTLGRNISIFDLSQEEMAYVQAGLNAQVKGEKSAVELETYGPKLSELARARSTRRAEKEKEKAKAFLDTQAKEPGAQKTESGLVYKELTPGTGESPQATDMVKVHYKGTLADGTEFDSSYKRGEPTQFPLQGVIKCWTEGVQKMKVGGKAKLVCPSDIAYGDRGAPPNIPGGAALVFEVELLEIVKPPVAPPAPAMPPSAEQKK; encoded by the coding sequence ATGCGGAAGATGTGTCTTGTTGCGATGATGCTGAGCCTGGCGGCCTGCCAGCCTCAGGGGGCGAAGGACGGGGCCAGCGCCGCGGCGGCGGCAAACCCCCAGACGGATGAGCAGAAGACGCTGTACGCGCTCGGCGTGACGCTGGGCCGGAACATCAGCATCTTCGACCTGTCCCAGGAGGAGATGGCGTACGTCCAGGCGGGTCTCAACGCCCAGGTGAAGGGTGAGAAGTCCGCGGTGGAGCTGGAGACGTACGGCCCGAAGCTGTCGGAGCTGGCCCGCGCGCGCAGCACCCGCCGCGCCGAGAAGGAGAAGGAGAAGGCGAAGGCCTTCCTGGACACCCAGGCCAAGGAGCCCGGCGCGCAGAAGACCGAGTCCGGCCTGGTCTACAAGGAGCTGACCCCGGGCACGGGTGAGTCCCCGCAGGCCACGGACATGGTGAAGGTCCACTACAAGGGCACGCTGGCCGACGGCACGGAGTTCGACTCCTCCTACAAGCGGGGCGAGCCCACGCAGTTCCCGCTCCAGGGCGTCATCAAGTGCTGGACGGAGGGCGTGCAGAAGATGAAGGTCGGCGGCAAGGCCAAGCTGGTGTGCCCGTCCGACATCGCCTACGGCGACCGCGGCGCGCCGCCGAACATCCCGGGCGGTGCGGCCCTGGTGTTCGAGGTGGAGCTGCTGGAGATCGTCAAGCCGCCGGTGGCTCCGCCGGCGCCCGCGATGCCGCCTTCCGCCGAGCAGAAGAAGTAG